In Synechococcus sp. PCC 6312, one genomic interval encodes:
- a CDS encoding DUF1257 domain-containing protein: MSHFSQIKTQIRSLPALKSALNDLELTWKPGPQPLQGYQGQTQTADVVIPQDNGYGIGFRWNGTEYELVADLELWNQAWSVERFLDKVNQRYAYHAVLQSAQAQGFAVTEEQQQNDGSLRLVVQRWRG, translated from the coding sequence ATGTCTCACTTCAGTCAAATCAAAACCCAAATTCGCAGTCTCCCCGCCCTCAAGTCGGCTTTGAATGATTTAGAACTCACTTGGAAGCCCGGCCCACAACCCCTGCAAGGCTACCAAGGGCAAACCCAAACTGCTGATGTGGTCATTCCCCAAGATAATGGCTATGGCATTGGCTTTCGCTGGAATGGAACAGAGTATGAACTGGTGGCAGATTTAGAACTTTGGAACCAGGCCTGGAGTGTTGAACGGTTTTTAGATAAAGTCAATCAACGTTACGCCTACCATGCCGTGCTCCAATCAGCCCAGGCCCAGGGTTTTGCTGTTACAGAAGAACAACAACAAAATGATGGCAGTTTGCGGTTAGTGGTTCAACGTTGGCGGGGTTAG
- a CDS encoding ferredoxin encodes MERSGLEPELGGLVRQKGVYVDEVTCIGCKHCAHVARNTFFIEPNYGRSRVVRQDGDSEDLIQEAIDTCPVDCIHWVDYTKLKTLEAERETLIIPLPGFPIDRATIRRKKRPA; translated from the coding sequence ATGGAGCGGTCGGGCCTGGAACCGGAACTGGGCGGCCTGGTACGGCAGAAAGGGGTGTATGTGGATGAGGTCACTTGCATTGGCTGTAAACACTGCGCCCATGTGGCCCGAAATACTTTTTTTATTGAGCCAAACTACGGTCGTTCTCGGGTTGTCCGTCAAGATGGCGATAGTGAAGACCTGATCCAAGAAGCGATTGATACCTGCCCGGTAGATTGTATTCATTGGGTTGATTACACCAAGCTTAAAACTCTGGAAGCCGAGCGTGAAACCTTAATCATTCCTTTGCCTGGGTTTCCGATAGACCGGGCTACAATCCGCCGCAAAAAACGCCCCGCCTAG
- a CDS encoding sugar transferase, translating to MGGNVFPGLAKKLVSGSGERDIRAPQPVRLSWLFSPQGYQTLLLLSCDLVALVGAWKIGLKFNRLYSPIPPELVWWEWFGLPSLFWGFALGILLILAMGGLYHPRRDWKNYLRAGQLVSLGYILSLVISYCYDPTLDMPRSLFFMAWIGSVILVIGLRLLATLVTQLRAHQQQVRVFLIAPPERLELLLHTLEKQSHYAIVGTAQANAAYTPETWQAILQSSPQEVLAANLPPTDLASTLYWQLRQRGIHLRLVPSSLEILYRRGVPEIFAALPTLRAEVTYLNGLEYRLKRGLDVVGALLGVVLLAPVLIVVAVGIRITSPGPIFFCQERVGLRGRVFQMWKFRTMDCNAHHRQAELETANESCDGILFKIKDDPRITPFGRWLRRTSIDELPQLFNILLGQMSLVGPRPLPVRDVQRFNSWHHIRHHVLPGITGLWQISGRSKIGHFDEAARLDLYYIDNWSFNLDLEILVETLRIVLFQQGAY from the coding sequence ATGGGAGGCAATGTGTTTCCAGGCCTGGCCAAAAAACTGGTTTCCGGATCGGGAGAGCGTGATATCCGGGCCCCCCAACCTGTACGGTTATCCTGGCTTTTTTCCCCACAGGGCTATCAAACCTTATTGCTGTTGAGTTGCGACTTAGTGGCTTTAGTCGGGGCCTGGAAAATTGGCTTGAAATTTAATCGCTTATATTCCCCAATCCCTCCGGAATTAGTTTGGTGGGAGTGGTTTGGGCTGCCAAGTTTATTCTGGGGCTTTGCCCTGGGCATTTTACTGATTTTGGCCATGGGTGGGCTGTATCATCCGCGCCGGGACTGGAAAAACTATCTCCGGGCCGGGCAGTTAGTTAGTTTAGGCTACATTTTGTCCCTAGTGATTAGTTATTGCTATGACCCCACTTTGGATATGCCACGGTCGTTATTTTTCATGGCCTGGATTGGCAGTGTCATACTGGTCATTGGCTTGCGGCTTTTGGCAACTTTGGTGACCCAACTGCGGGCGCATCAACAACAAGTGCGGGTTTTTTTAATTGCCCCACCAGAACGGTTAGAACTATTGCTGCATACCCTAGAAAAGCAATCCCATTATGCAATTGTCGGTACGGCCCAGGCCAACGCTGCCTATACCCCAGAAACCTGGCAGGCCATTCTCCAGTCCAGTCCCCAAGAGGTCTTAGCGGCAAATTTACCCCCAACAGATTTAGCCTCCACCCTCTACTGGCAACTGCGCCAACGGGGAATTCATTTGCGCTTAGTCCCCTCCAGTTTGGAGATTTTGTATCGGCGCGGTGTTCCCGAAATTTTTGCGGCGTTACCCACACTCCGGGCAGAAGTGACCTATCTCAATGGCCTGGAATATCGCCTCAAACGGGGCCTGGATGTGGTTGGAGCATTATTGGGAGTGGTACTGCTTGCGCCGGTACTTATTGTTGTGGCAGTCGGCATTAGGATAACCTCCCCCGGCCCAATATTTTTTTGCCAAGAACGGGTTGGGTTGCGAGGGCGAGTCTTTCAGATGTGGAAATTCCGCACCATGGATTGCAATGCTCACCACCGCCAAGCGGAACTAGAAACGGCAAATGAGTCCTGTGATGGGATTTTATTTAAGATTAAGGATGATCCCCGGATTACCCCCTTCGGCCGTTGGTTAAGACGTACCAGTATTGATGAGTTGCCCCAGTTATTTAATATTTTGCTCGGTCAAATGAGTTTAGTTGGCCCCAGGCCCCTGCCTGTGCGCGATGTGCAACGGTTTAATTCTTGGCATCATATTCGCCACCATGTCTTACCGGGAATTACGGGACTATGGCAAATTTCGGGTCGCTCTAAAATTGGGCACTTTGACGAAGCCGCCCGCCTTGACCTTTATTACATTGATAACTGGTCGTTTAACCTAGATTTAGAAATTCTGGTGGAAACGCTGCGGATTGTCCTGTTTCAACAAGGAGCATATTAA